The proteins below come from a single Streptomyces sp. B3I8 genomic window:
- a CDS encoding DNA polymerase III subunit gamma and tau — protein sequence MSSLALYRRYRPESFAEVIGQEHVTDPLQQALRNNRVNHAYLFSGPRGCGKTTSARILARCLNCEQGPTPTPCGECQSCRDLARNGPGSLDVIEIDAASHGGVDDARDLREKAFFGPASSRYKIYIIDEAHMVTPAGFNALLKVVEEPPEHLKFVFATTEPEKVIGTIRSRTHHYPFRLVPPGTLRDYLGEVCRQEDIPVEDGVLPLVVRAGAGSVRDSMSVMDQLLAGAGDRGVTYAMATALLGYTDSSLLDSVVEAFASGDGAAAFEVVDRIIEGGNDPRRFVTDLLERLRDLVILAAVPDAAEKGLIDAPDDVVERMRAQAGVFGAAELSRAADLVNEGLSEMRGATSPRLQLELICARVLLPAAYGDERSVMARMDRLERGVGFAAAGAGPAMGYVPGPGAHGGASAGGAQGGYGAGDSGMVQQGGPAQAPPGDAPVPPEGGVAAAGAVARNGGAVPPNGPGSEPPAAGAVAPPQPGPAPAPQDGSPGGGAAAPGAWPTAAPTGAGRRPGGWPTAAPTGGGGHQAGGAAAAPGPRTSTAAAAPAPSAPGPGAGPVSVPGGPDPRVLWPDILEAVKNRRRFTWILLSQNAQVTAFDGTTLQIGFVNAGARDNFASSGSEEVLRQALSEQFNVQWKIDAVVEGPGGSGGSGGFGGPGGGAPAFGPGGAMSPAGGGPGFGGGSGGGGGTGFRSGSTGPSRQADGPGAEGYGTGGAGGRSGGLATAPPTSSQAAPPAPRPSAGPAAASAPAAGPSPSATVDTAPRRAPVAPEDDMAEEDDPDLDESALSGHELIVRELGATVMDEFSNE from the coding sequence GTGTCCTCTCTCGCGCTGTACCGCCGTTACCGCCCGGAGTCGTTCGCCGAGGTCATCGGGCAGGAGCACGTCACCGACCCGCTGCAGCAGGCGCTGCGGAACAACCGGGTCAATCACGCGTACCTGTTCAGCGGTCCGCGCGGCTGCGGGAAGACCACCAGCGCCCGGATCCTGGCCCGCTGCCTGAACTGCGAGCAGGGACCCACGCCGACGCCGTGCGGCGAGTGCCAGTCCTGCCGCGACCTCGCGCGCAACGGCCCGGGCTCGCTCGACGTCATCGAGATCGACGCCGCCTCGCACGGCGGTGTGGACGACGCCCGTGACCTGCGGGAGAAGGCCTTCTTCGGGCCCGCGAGCAGCCGGTACAAGATCTACATCATCGACGAGGCCCACATGGTCACGCCGGCCGGCTTCAACGCGCTGCTCAAGGTCGTCGAGGAGCCTCCGGAGCACCTGAAGTTCGTCTTCGCCACCACCGAGCCCGAGAAGGTCATCGGGACGATCCGCTCCCGTACCCATCACTATCCGTTCCGGCTCGTGCCGCCCGGCACGCTGCGGGACTACCTGGGCGAGGTGTGCAGGCAGGAGGACATCCCCGTCGAGGACGGGGTGCTGCCGCTGGTCGTGCGCGCGGGCGCCGGGTCCGTGCGTGACTCCATGTCCGTGATGGACCAGCTCCTCGCCGGTGCCGGGGACCGGGGCGTGACATACGCCATGGCCACCGCCCTGCTCGGCTACACGGACAGCTCGCTGCTCGACTCCGTGGTGGAGGCGTTCGCCTCCGGGGACGGGGCGGCGGCGTTCGAGGTCGTCGACCGGATCATCGAGGGCGGCAACGACCCACGGCGGTTCGTCACCGACCTGCTGGAGCGGCTGCGCGACCTGGTCATCCTCGCCGCTGTTCCCGACGCTGCCGAGAAGGGGCTGATCGACGCCCCCGACGACGTCGTCGAACGGATGCGGGCGCAGGCGGGCGTGTTCGGCGCGGCCGAGCTCAGCCGCGCCGCCGACCTGGTCAACGAGGGGTTGTCGGAGATGCGTGGGGCGACCTCGCCCCGGCTCCAGCTCGAACTCATCTGCGCGCGCGTCCTGCTGCCCGCGGCCTACGGCGACGAGCGGTCCGTCATGGCCCGCATGGACCGGCTGGAGCGCGGCGTCGGTTTCGCCGCGGCCGGTGCCGGTCCCGCCATGGGCTACGTCCCGGGACCCGGGGCCCATGGCGGAGCGTCGGCCGGTGGTGCGCAGGGGGGATACGGCGCGGGCGATTCCGGGATGGTGCAGCAGGGAGGTCCGGCGCAGGCTCCCCCGGGCGACGCGCCGGTTCCGCCCGAGGGCGGTGTCGCCGCGGCCGGGGCGGTGGCGCGGAACGGCGGGGCGGTGCCACCGAACGGTCCCGGCAGTGAGCCTCCGGCGGCGGGTGCCGTCGCGCCCCCGCAGCCCGGGCCGGCCCCCGCGCCGCAGGACGGCTCCCCCGGTGGCGGCGCTGCCGCGCCCGGTGCTTGGCCCACCGCCGCGCCCACCGGCGCCGGTCGGCGTCCCGGTGGCTGGCCCACCGCGGCGCCCACGGGGGGCGGCGGCCATCAGGCGGGCGGTGCCGCCGCGGCTCCCGGTCCGCGCACGTCGACGGCGGCGGCCGCGCCGGCGCCCTCGGCTCCGGGCCCCGGCGCCGGTCCGGTTTCCGTTCCCGGCGGGCCGGATCCGCGTGTGCTGTGGCCCGACATCCTGGAGGCGGTCAAGAACCGTCGCCGCTTCACCTGGATTCTGCTGAGCCAGAACGCCCAGGTCACGGCCTTCGACGGCACGACGTTGCAGATCGGCTTCGTCAACGCGGGCGCCCGGGACAACTTCGCGAGCAGCGGCAGCGAGGAGGTGCTCCGGCAGGCGCTCTCCGAGCAGTTCAACGTGCAGTGGAAGATCGACGCGGTCGTCGAGGGACCGGGCGGTTCAGGAGGCTCCGGGGGCTTCGGTGGGCCCGGGGGCGGTGCACCGGCGTTCGGGCCCGGCGGCGCGATGTCCCCCGCCGGCGGCGGACCCGGGTTCGGCGGCGGGAGCGGAGGTGGCGGCGGTACGGGCTTCCGGTCGGGTTCCACAGGCCCGTCGCGCCAGGCCGACGGGCCTGGCGCGGAGGGGTACGGCACGGGCGGCGCCGGAGGCCGGAGCGGCGGGCTCGCCACCGCGCCCCCCACCTCGTCGCAGGCCGCGCCCCCCGCACCACGACCGTCCGCCGGCCCTGCCGCCGCGTCGGCCCCGGCCGCGGGACCGTCCCCGTCGGCGACCGTGGACACCGCACCGCGCCGGGCGCCCGTCGCGCCTGAGGACGACATGGCGGAGGAGGACGACCCCGACCTCGACGAGTCCGCCCTCTCCGGCCACGAACTGATCGTCCGCGAGCTGGGCGCGACCGTGATGGACGAGTTCTCGAACGAGTGA